A window of Procambarus clarkii isolate CNS0578487 chromosome 9, FALCON_Pclarkii_2.0, whole genome shotgun sequence contains these coding sequences:
- the LOC138362861 gene encoding uncharacterized protein, translated as MVETSAGVMVETSAGVLVETSAGVLVETSAGVLVETSAGVLVETSAGVLVETSAGVLVETSAGVMVETSDGVLVETSAGVLVETSAGVLVETSAGVLVETSAGVLVETSAGVLVETSAGVLVETSAGMMVETSAGVLVETSAGVMVETSAGVMVETSAGVMVETSAGALVETSAGVMVETSAGVMVETSAGVMVETSAGVMVETSAGVMVETSAGVMVETSAGVMVETSAGVMVETSAGVLVETSAGVMVETSAGVMVETSAGVMVETSAGVMVETSAGALVETSAGVMMETSAGVLVETSAGVLVETSAGVLVETSAGVMVETSAGVMVETSAGVMVETSAGVMVETSAGVMVETSAGALVETSAGVMVASRSGVLAL; from the coding sequence ATGGTGGAGACCTCTGCCGGCGTGATGGTGGAGACCTCTGCCGGCGTGTTGGTGGAGACCTCTGCCGGCGTGTTGGTGGAGACCTCTGCCGGCGTGTTGGTGGAGACCTCTGCCGGCGTGTTGGTGGAGACCTCTGCCGGCGTGTTGGTGGAGACCTCTGCCGGCGTGTTGGTGGAGACCTCTGCCGGCGTGATGGTGGAGACCTCTGACGGCGTGTTGGTGGAGACCTCTGCCGGCGTGTTGGTGGAGACCTCTGCCGGCGTGTTGGTGGAGACCTCTGCCGGCGTGTTGGTGGAGACCTCTGCCGGCGTGTTGGTGGAGACCTCTGCCGGCGTGTTGGTGGAGACCTCTGCCGGCGTGTTGGTGGAGACCTCTGCCGGCATGATGGTGGAGACCTCTGCCGGCGTGTTGGTGGAGACCTCTGCCGGCGTGATGGTGGAGACCTCTGCCGGCGTGATGGTGGAGACCTCTGCCGGCGTGATGGTGGAGACCTCTGCCGGCGCGTTGGTGGAGACCTCTGCCGGCGTGATGGTGGAGACCTCTGCCGGCGTGATGGTGGAGACCTCTGCCGGCGTGATGGTGGAGACCTCTGCCGGCGTGATGGTGGAGACCTCTGCCGGCGTGATGGTGGAGACCTCTGCCGGCGTGATGGTGGAGACCTCTGCCGGCGTGATGGTGGAGACCTCTGCCGGCGTGATGGTGGAAACCTCTGCCGGCGTGTTGGTGGAGACCTCTGCCGGCGTGATGGTGGAGACCTCTGCCGGCGTGATGGTGGAGACCTCTGCCGGCGTGATGGTGGAGACCTCTGCCGGCGTGATGGTGGAGACCTCTGCCGGCGCGTTGGTGGAGACCTCTGCCGGCGTGATGATGGAGACCTCTGCCGGCGTGTTGGTGGAGACCTCTGCCGGCGTGTTGGTGGAGACCTCTGCCGGCGTGTTGGTGGAGACCTCTGCCGGCGTGATGGTGGAGACCTCTGCCGGCGTGATGGTGGAGACCTCTGCCGGCGTGATGGTGGAGACCTCTGCCGGCGTGATGGTGGAGACCTCTGCCGGCGTGATGGTGGAGACCTCTGCCGGCGCGTTGGTGGAGACCTCTGCCGGCGTGATGGTGGCGAGTAGAAGTGGTGTTTTGGCACTGTGA